One part of the Candidatus Methylomirabilota bacterium genome encodes these proteins:
- a CDS encoding nucleotide sugar dehydrogenase, with protein MGQVGEDLKQRLERRDATIGIIGLGYVGLPLAVAFAKAGLPVIGVDADPGRAAMIRAGVSPVEDVPSDELAPLVTAKRLVVADGIEALTAADAIIICVPTPLGKSKEPDISHIVAAAEDVARILRAGQLIVLESTTYPGTTEEVLLPRFAASGLTVGHQFFLAFSPERIDPGNRRYGLTNIPKVVGGVTSSCLALASALYGQIVERIVPVSSPQAAELVKLFENIFRSVNIALVNELAIMCRRLGLSVWEIIEAASTKPFGFMSFQPGPGIGGHCLPSDPYYLSWRARMMGYEARFIAFADEINRGMPAYTVQLATDALNDLGRPLKGSRLLVLGVAYKAGVGDVRDSPAVEIIDALVLRGARVDYADPHVPTLTVGSRSLTAVDWTAALGSYDLVLVLTAHREFDPVRLVREARLVLDTRNLTGPLGAQPHVIRL; from the coding sequence ATGGGCCAGGTGGGGGAGGACCTCAAGCAGCGGCTCGAGCGGCGGGACGCCACCATCGGCATCATCGGGCTCGGCTATGTCGGGCTGCCTCTGGCCGTGGCCTTTGCCAAGGCGGGCCTGCCCGTGATCGGGGTCGACGCGGACCCGGGCCGCGCGGCGATGATTCGGGCCGGGGTGAGTCCGGTCGAGGACGTGCCGAGCGACGAACTGGCGCCCCTCGTCACCGCGAAGCGTCTGGTCGTGGCCGACGGGATCGAGGCGCTCACGGCCGCCGACGCCATCATCATCTGCGTGCCCACGCCGCTGGGCAAGTCCAAGGAGCCCGACATCTCCCACATCGTGGCGGCCGCGGAAGATGTGGCGCGCATCCTGCGCGCTGGCCAGCTCATCGTGCTGGAGTCCACGACGTATCCAGGGACGACCGAGGAAGTGCTGCTGCCCCGCTTCGCCGCCTCGGGGCTCACGGTCGGCCACCAGTTCTTCCTCGCCTTCTCCCCGGAGCGCATCGATCCTGGCAACCGCCGGTACGGGCTCACCAACATTCCCAAGGTCGTGGGGGGCGTCACCTCGTCCTGCCTGGCCCTGGCCTCCGCGCTCTACGGGCAGATCGTCGAGCGCATCGTGCCCGTCTCCTCGCCCCAGGCGGCGGAGCTGGTCAAGCTCTTCGAGAACATATTCCGCAGCGTCAATATCGCGCTCGTCAATGAGCTGGCCATCATGTGCCGGCGGCTCGGGCTCTCGGTGTGGGAGATCATCGAGGCCGCCTCCACCAAGCCCTTCGGCTTCATGTCCTTCCAGCCCGGACCCGGCATCGGCGGCCACTGCTTGCCCAGCGATCCCTACTACCTCTCGTGGCGGGCGCGCATGATGGGCTACGAGGCCCGCTTCATCGCCTTCGCCGACGAGATCAACCGGGGCATGCCGGCCTACACCGTACAGCTTGCCACGGACGCCCTCAATGACCTGGGCCGCCCCCTCAAGGGCTCACGCCTGCTCGTGCTCGGGGTCGCCTACAAGGCGGGGGTGGGGGACGTGCGCGATTCGCCCGCGGTGGAGATCATCGACGCCCTCGTCCTGCGGGGGGCGCGCGTGGACTATGCCGACCCCCACGTGCCCACGCTCACGGTGGGGAGCCGGTCGCTGACCGCGGTGGACTGGACGGCGGCCCTCGGATCCTACGATCTGGTGCTCGTCCTGACCGCCCATCGCGAGTTCGACCCCGTCCGCCTCGTGCGCGAAGCGCGGCTGGTCCTCGACACGCGCAATCTCACGGGACCGCTGGGTGCCCAGCCGCATGTGATCCGCTTGTAA
- a CDS encoding decaprenyl-phosphate phosphoribosyltransferase — protein sequence MSILAAVLRSLRPRQWVKNLFVFAGVVFAQQVFTPLAWRAAAAFVIFCGLSGAIYLFNDVADVDKDRLHPQKKLRPVAAGALSIRAAVAIGVVLSAACLAAAFSLSPVFGLTALGYALLLTAYSAWLKHLVILDVLTVATGFVLRAVAGAVAVDVEISGWLLICTIQIALFLALGKRRHEFLSLTGEAAAHRPILAEYSEGFLDQMISVVTASTVTAYALYTMSADTVAKFHTRLLPLTLPFVLYGIFRYLYLLYRRDLGGNPSDLLVTDRALLLDAVLWMLATLAIIYGPRWMG from the coding sequence ATGAGCATCCTTGCCGCCGTCCTGAGGTCGCTCCGTCCCCGCCAGTGGGTCAAGAACCTCTTCGTCTTTGCCGGCGTGGTCTTCGCGCAACAGGTATTCACGCCGCTGGCCTGGCGCGCCGCCGCCGCCTTCGTCATCTTCTGCGGGCTCAGCGGGGCCATATATCTGTTCAACGATGTCGCCGACGTCGACAAGGACCGCTTGCACCCGCAGAAAAAGCTGCGCCCCGTCGCCGCGGGCGCGCTGTCCATCCGCGCGGCCGTGGCCATCGGCGTCGTGCTCTCCGCCGCCTGCCTGGCCGCCGCTTTCTCGCTCTCGCCCGTCTTCGGCCTGACCGCGCTCGGCTATGCCCTTCTCCTGACCGCGTACTCGGCCTGGCTCAAGCACCTCGTCATCCTGGACGTGCTGACCGTGGCCACCGGCTTCGTGCTGCGCGCGGTGGCGGGGGCGGTGGCGGTGGACGTGGAAATCTCGGGCTGGCTCCTCATCTGCACCATCCAGATCGCGCTCTTCCTGGCTCTCGGCAAGCGCCGCCACGAATTCCTGTCCCTCACGGGGGAGGCGGCGGCCCACCGGCCCATCCTGGCCGAGTACAGCGAGGGCTTCCTGGACCAGATGATCTCGGTGGTCACCGCCTCGACGGTGACGGCCTATGCCCTCTACACCATGTCGGCGGACACCGTGGCCAAGTTTCACACGCGGCTTCTGCCCCTCACCCTGCCCTTCGTGCTCTACGGCATCTTCCGCTACCTCTACCTCCTGTACCGGCGGGATCTCGGGGGCAATCCCTCCGATCTGCTCGTGACCGACCGCGCGCTCCTCCTCGATGCCGTTCTCTGGATGCTCGCCACCCTCGCCATCATCTACGGCCCGCGATGGATGGGCTGA
- a CDS encoding FAD-binding oxidoreductase, producing MDGLSLETVAGWGRHPVCRAAVARPERLRLPRAGRVLPRGLGRSYGDAAVPASAQSLVLETVRADRILAFEPSTGALTCEAGLSLAEILRVFVPRGWFTPVSPGTKFVTVGGCVASDVHGKNHHRDGSFGGFVGRLVIETADGRLVECGPDRERELFLATVGGMGLTGLITEATIRLKPIETPWMFVETEPAAGLTEMLDRLRHAGKDWPYTVGWIDCLATGSGLGRGIVIRGRHASRGEAPGVPPRENTPRAVPFDGPAWLLSPALMRAFNTAYYRIQCRRTGGRLVSHDAFFYPLDSLRDWNRLYGRHGFLQYQCVVPRAAGAPVLSELLDRLSRAGAASFLAVIKDFGPESDAYLSFPLEGTTLALDLPYRGPATEDLVHLLNATVIRAGGRIYLAKDAATRREDFERMVPRLPEWRRVRDRWDPEHRFGSALSARLLGDES from the coding sequence ATGGATGGGCTGAGCCTCGAGACCGTCGCGGGCTGGGGTCGCCATCCGGTCTGCCGCGCGGCGGTGGCGCGACCGGAGCGATTGAGGCTTCCGCGCGCCGGCCGCGTGCTTCCGCGCGGGCTCGGGCGGTCCTATGGCGACGCCGCGGTGCCCGCCTCCGCCCAGTCCCTCGTTCTCGAGACGGTGCGGGCCGACCGCATCCTGGCCTTCGAGCCTTCCACGGGGGCCCTGACCTGCGAGGCGGGGCTCTCGCTCGCGGAGATTCTCCGGGTCTTCGTGCCGCGGGGCTGGTTCACGCCGGTGAGCCCGGGGACGAAGTTCGTGACCGTGGGCGGCTGCGTCGCCTCCGACGTGCACGGCAAGAACCATCACCGTGACGGATCCTTCGGCGGATTCGTGGGCCGCCTCGTGATCGAGACGGCCGACGGGCGCCTCGTGGAATGCGGCCCCGACCGCGAGCGTGAGCTCTTTCTCGCCACGGTCGGCGGCATGGGACTGACGGGGCTGATCACGGAGGCGACGATCCGCCTCAAGCCCATCGAGACGCCGTGGATGTTCGTTGAAACAGAACCGGCCGCCGGACTGACCGAGATGCTCGATCGGCTGAGACATGCCGGCAAGGACTGGCCGTATACCGTGGGCTGGATCGACTGCCTGGCCACCGGGTCCGGCCTCGGGCGCGGCATCGTGATCCGCGGCCGCCACGCCTCGCGCGGCGAGGCGCCGGGCGTTCCGCCTCGCGAGAACACTCCGCGCGCCGTCCCCTTCGACGGGCCCGCATGGCTCTTGAGCCCGGCGCTCATGCGGGCCTTCAACACGGCCTACTACCGGATCCAGTGCCGGAGAACGGGCGGGCGCCTCGTGTCCCATGACGCCTTCTTCTACCCGCTCGACTCCCTCCGGGACTGGAACCGCCTCTATGGCCGCCACGGCTTTCTCCAGTACCAGTGTGTGGTGCCGCGCGCGGCGGGCGCGCCCGTGCTCTCGGAGCTCCTCGATCGTCTGAGCCGGGCCGGGGCGGCGTCCTTTCTCGCGGTGATCAAGGATTTTGGCCCGGAGTCCGACGCGTATCTGTCCTTTCCCCTCGAGGGCACGACGCTCGCGCTGGATCTGCCGTACCGTGGCCCCGCCACCGAGGACCTCGTCCATCTGCTCAACGCCACGGTGATCCGCGCGGGGGGCCGGATCTATCTGGCCAAGGACGCCGCCACCCGCCGGGAGGATTTCGAGCGCATGGTGCCTCGGCTGCCCGAGTGGCGGCGCGTGCGGGATCGGTGGGATCCGGAGCATCGATTCGGCTCGGCCCTGTCGGCGCGCCTGCTCGGAGATGAATCGTGA
- a CDS encoding SDR family NAD(P)-dependent oxidoreductase, with protein sequence MKAVMVGATRGMGRALARLLAGRGDALALLGRDPNELLTSSRDLVARGASGPVPTGHLDLAEPAGFEAALDAADRALGSFDALIVTGGDFAPQETLERDTARLARLLEVNFTGTVVLCQQTAERLARRGGGTICAFSSVAGDRARRGNYLYGASKAGLSAYLDGLGLAYADRGVRVVSVRPGFVKTAMTVGLPVPPFAGEPESVARVVLRALDRGKPVVYAPPIWRWVMLVIRLLPRAVMRRARF encoded by the coding sequence GTGAAGGCCGTGATGGTTGGTGCCACGCGCGGCATGGGACGGGCCCTGGCGCGGCTTCTCGCCGGCCGCGGCGACGCCCTGGCCCTCCTCGGACGGGACCCGAATGAGCTCCTGACGTCCTCCCGGGATCTCGTGGCGCGCGGCGCGAGCGGACCGGTGCCGACGGGCCATCTCGACCTGGCGGAGCCCGCGGGCTTCGAGGCAGCCCTCGACGCGGCCGATCGCGCCCTGGGCAGCTTCGACGCGCTGATCGTGACGGGCGGCGACTTCGCCCCCCAGGAGACGCTCGAGCGCGACACCGCGCGTCTCGCCCGGCTCCTCGAGGTCAATTTCACGGGCACGGTGGTGCTCTGCCAGCAGACCGCCGAGCGGCTGGCCCGCCGCGGTGGCGGCACGATCTGCGCGTTCAGCTCGGTGGCGGGCGATCGGGCACGGCGAGGCAACTATCTGTACGGCGCCTCCAAGGCGGGCCTGTCAGCTTATCTCGACGGACTCGGGCTCGCCTACGCCGACCGCGGAGTACGCGTGGTCTCGGTGCGACCCGGTTTCGTCAAGACGGCCATGACGGTGGGGCTGCCCGTGCCTCCCTTCGCGGGTGAGCCGGAGTCGGTGGCGCGCGTGGTTCTCCGCGCCCTCGACCGGGGAAAGCCGGTGGTCTATGCTCCGCCCATCTGGCGCTGGGTGATGCTCGTCATCCGGCTGCTTCCGCGTGCGGTCATGCGCCGGGCTCGCTTCTAA
- the gltX gene encoding glutamate--tRNA ligase, giving the protein MPDTVRVRFAPSPTGSFHVGSARTALFNWAFARRHQGVFVLRIEDTDRSRSTEEYLAPILDVLRWLGLEWDEGPPAPGYRQTERFEIYRAHAERLLAEGGAYRCRCTPEILNALRKEAQARGETFRYPGTCRDAKVPASEPHALRLKVPTGGQTVVEDAVLGTVTFDNDTLDDWILVRTDGTPTYNFCVVVDDLTMKITHVIRGNDHLNNTPKQLACYAALGYPAPVFAHLPMILAADRSKMSKRHGATTVEEYRDQGIPREALVNYLARLGWSHGDQEILSPEEIAAHFDLAHVGKAGAVFDRDKLLWLSLEWIKMMPPERLAVELEPFLARAGLPVPADRVHLARIADSLKERSHTFVEMAEQAAFYFRPPPAYDPQAAAKFWTAEAPHRYAVLIKRIQAQEAFDPASLEALVRGLAAEMGLKLVDLAQLTRIAITGKTESPPIFQVAALLGKAETLARLEAALTAVERRR; this is encoded by the coding sequence ATGCCTGACACCGTCAGAGTTCGTTTCGCGCCGAGTCCCACGGGCTCCTTTCACGTGGGCAGCGCTCGCACCGCGCTCTTCAACTGGGCCTTCGCCCGGCGGCACCAGGGCGTGTTCGTGCTGCGCATCGAGGACACGGACCGCTCGCGCTCGACCGAGGAGTACCTCGCCCCCATCCTCGACGTCCTCCGCTGGCTCGGGCTCGAATGGGACGAGGGGCCGCCCGCTCCCGGCTATCGCCAGACCGAGCGCTTCGAGATCTACCGCGCGCACGCCGAGCGGCTCCTCGCGGAGGGCGGCGCCTATCGCTGCCGCTGCACGCCCGAGATCCTCAACGCGTTGCGGAAAGAGGCGCAGGCGCGCGGCGAGACCTTCCGCTACCCCGGCACCTGCCGCGACGCGAAGGTTCCCGCCTCCGAGCCCCACGCGCTGAGGCTCAAGGTGCCGACGGGCGGGCAGACGGTGGTCGAGGACGCCGTACTGGGCACCGTCACCTTCGACAACGACACGCTCGACGACTGGATCCTCGTGCGCACCGACGGCACGCCGACCTATAACTTCTGCGTGGTCGTCGATGACCTGACCATGAAGATCACCCACGTCATCCGGGGCAATGATCACCTCAACAACACGCCCAAGCAGCTCGCCTGCTATGCGGCCCTGGGCTATCCCGCCCCCGTCTTCGCCCACCTGCCCATGATCCTGGCCGCCGACCGCAGCAAGATGTCCAAGCGCCACGGCGCCACCACCGTCGAGGAGTACAGGGATCAGGGCATTCCGCGGGAGGCCCTCGTCAATTACCTGGCGCGGCTCGGTTGGTCCCACGGGGACCAGGAGATTCTCTCGCCCGAGGAGATCGCCGCGCACTTCGATCTCGCCCATGTCGGCAAGGCGGGCGCCGTCTTCGACCGCGACAAGCTCCTCTGGCTCTCCCTCGAGTGGATCAAGATGATGCCGCCCGAGCGCCTGGCCGTCGAGCTCGAGCCCTTTCTCGCGCGGGCCGGGCTGCCCGTCCCTGCCGATCGCGTGCACCTCGCCCGGATCGCCGACAGCCTCAAGGAGCGCTCGCACACCTTCGTCGAGATGGCCGAGCAGGCCGCGTTCTATTTCCGTCCGCCCCCGGCCTATGATCCGCAGGCCGCCGCGAAGTTCTGGACGGCCGAGGCGCCGCATCGCTATGCCGTGCTGATCAAGCGCATCCAGGCTCAGGAAGCTTTCGACCCCGCGAGCCTCGAGGCTCTCGTTCGCGGCCTGGCCGCCGAGATGGGGCTCAAGCTCGTGGACCTGGCCCAGCTCACGCGCATCGCCATCACGGGCAAGACCGAAAGCCCGCCCATCTTCCAGGTGGCGGCGCTCCTGGGCAAGGCGGAGACGCTGGCCCGGCTCGAGGCGGCCCTGACTGCGGTGGAGCGCCGACGATGA
- a CDS encoding histidine phosphatase family protein has translation MSHLLLARHGQSVSNAIRRFQGSQDVELSDLGARQAEALARVLQSRPVVAVYTSPLARARRTAEIAAAGTDVPVTPVEDLRELCLGEWEGRTVEEIRALPGDPYAQWVRDPVACLPPGGEPLADVQARVVRAMAEIARAHPNGRQVLVVCHGGVISAYLAHCLGLPLSSIWRLTVSNGSLTEVRPPRVHSVNNTRHLAAVVRGAAEGEPRAELIVRGAAEGEPRAELIVRGAAEGEPRAESDIALGYPTPTPRAP, from the coding sequence ATGAGCCATCTTCTCCTGGCCCGGCACGGGCAGTCGGTCTCGAACGCCATCCGCCGCTTCCAGGGCAGCCAGGACGTGGAGCTGTCGGATCTCGGCGCGCGCCAGGCCGAGGCGCTGGCGCGCGTTCTCCAGAGCCGGCCCGTGGTCGCCGTCTACACGAGCCCGCTCGCGCGGGCACGACGCACGGCCGAGATCGCCGCGGCCGGCACCGATGTGCCCGTCACGCCCGTCGAGGATCTCCGCGAGCTTTGTCTGGGGGAGTGGGAGGGGCGGACGGTCGAGGAGATCCGCGCCTTGCCGGGCGATCCTTACGCCCAGTGGGTGCGGGATCCCGTCGCCTGTCTGCCTCCGGGAGGCGAGCCGCTTGCGGACGTGCAAGCTCGCGTGGTCAGGGCCATGGCCGAGATCGCCCGGGCGCATCCCAATGGCCGGCAAGTGCTGGTGGTGTGCCACGGCGGCGTCATCAGCGCTTATCTCGCCCATTGCCTCGGGCTGCCCCTGTCCTCGATCTGGCGACTGACGGTATCCAACGGCTCGCTTACCGAAGTGAGGCCGCCGCGCGTACACTCCGTCAACAACACCCGGCATCTGGCAGCTGTAGTTCGAGGTGCAGCCGAAGGCGAGCCGAGGGCTGAGTTGATCGTTCGAGGTGCAGCCGAAGGCGAGCCGAGGGCTGAGTTGATCGTTCGAGGTGCAGCCGAAGGCGAGCCGAGGGCTGAGTCAGACATCGCCCTGGGCTACCCGACGCCCACGCCTCGCGCCCCATGA
- a CDS encoding Na/Pi cotransporter family protein, whose protein sequence is MILLALFGGVALLLYGMQLCGEGLQRAAGGHLRHLLTSATRTRLNAVCSGALATVLLQSSSATTLMVIGFVSAGLMTFRQSLGVILGADIGTTLTVQLLAFKIQDLALLLVAAGFGLTFFGRRGLVKSVGQAVLGFGFVFLGMRLMTEAVAPVAESGLARQVLVALSANAGLGLLVGAAFSAGMSSSAATIGIILSLANQGLLPLSGAIPVVLGANIGTCATALTASLRSSAEARRVAFAHIAFKVLGVALVFPFIHPLAVLVGATASDAARQVANTHTLFNVAISAVFLPFAPWAARMITAMVPDDITTADNPFKTRYLDDRYLDQPGLALGQATREALRMGDVAQGMLRDAMLVLRSDNQELLEDVERRDDQLDYLEREIKLFLSRLGQETMSPDLTRKEIGLISMIGNLENIGDIIDKNLMELARKKLYQGRRFSEAGEAELLEFHGMISKNLERAIAAFAASDRALAQEVLDQRPFIRQRERELRSSHLARLRQGLAESLETSEIHLDVLTNLKRISSHITQLVFPILEEDA, encoded by the coding sequence ATGATCCTCCTGGCCCTCTTCGGCGGCGTGGCCCTGCTCCTCTACGGCATGCAGCTCTGTGGCGAAGGGCTCCAGCGCGCGGCGGGAGGCCACCTGCGGCACTTGCTGACGAGCGCCACGCGCACGCGGCTCAACGCCGTGTGCTCCGGCGCGCTGGCCACGGTTCTCCTGCAGTCTTCCTCGGCGACCACGCTGATGGTCATCGGCTTCGTCTCGGCCGGACTCATGACGTTCCGTCAGTCGCTGGGCGTCATTCTGGGCGCCGACATCGGCACGACCCTCACCGTCCAGCTCCTCGCCTTCAAGATCCAGGATCTGGCCCTGCTCCTCGTGGCGGCGGGATTCGGGCTCACCTTCTTTGGCCGGCGCGGCCTCGTCAAGAGCGTGGGCCAGGCCGTGCTGGGCTTCGGCTTCGTCTTCCTCGGGATGCGCCTCATGACCGAGGCGGTGGCTCCGGTGGCGGAGAGCGGGCTGGCGCGACAGGTGCTGGTGGCGCTGTCGGCGAATGCCGGCCTGGGCCTTCTCGTCGGCGCGGCATTCAGCGCCGGCATGTCCTCGTCGGCCGCGACCATCGGGATCATTCTCTCGCTCGCGAACCAGGGGCTCCTGCCTCTCAGCGGCGCGATTCCCGTGGTGCTCGGCGCCAATATCGGGACGTGCGCCACCGCGCTGACGGCGAGCCTGCGCTCCTCGGCCGAGGCCCGGCGCGTGGCCTTCGCCCACATCGCCTTCAAGGTGCTCGGGGTGGCCCTCGTGTTCCCCTTCATTCACCCCCTGGCTGTCCTCGTGGGCGCCACGGCGAGCGATGCCGCGCGCCAGGTTGCCAACACGCATACGCTCTTCAATGTGGCGATCAGCGCCGTGTTCCTGCCCTTCGCGCCATGGGCCGCGCGCATGATCACGGCCATGGTGCCCGACGACATCACCACCGCCGACAACCCCTTCAAGACCCGCTATCTCGACGACCGCTACCTCGACCAGCCCGGGCTGGCCCTGGGGCAGGCGACGCGCGAGGCTCTGCGCATGGGCGACGTGGCCCAGGGCATGCTGCGGGACGCCATGCTCGTCCTGCGCAGCGACAACCAGGAGCTCCTGGAAGACGTCGAGCGGCGCGACGACCAGCTCGACTACCTCGAACGGGAGATCAAGCTCTTCCTCTCGCGCCTGGGTCAGGAGACCATGTCCCCGGACCTGACCCGCAAGGAGATCGGGCTCATCTCCATGATCGGCAATCTCGAGAACATCGGCGACATCATCGACAAGAACCTCATGGAGCTCGCCCGCAAGAAGCTCTATCAGGGGCGGCGCTTCTCGGAGGCGGGGGAGGCCGAGCTGCTGGAGTTCCACGGCATGATCTCCAAGAACCTCGAGCGCGCCATCGCGGCCTTCGCGGCGAGCGACCGGGCCCTCGCCCAGGAAGTGCTCGACCAGCGACCGTTCATCCGTCAGCGCGAGCGCGAGCTTCGAAGCTCGCACCTGGCCCGGCTCCGGCAGGGGCTGGCGGAGTCGCTCGAAACCTCCGAGATCCACCTCGACGTGCTGACCAATCTGAAGCGTATCTCCTCGCACATCACCCAGCTCGTCTTCCCCATCCTAGAAGAGGACGCATAG
- the glgA gene encoding glycogen synthase GlgA encodes MPFPRLRVLVVASEASPFAKTGGLGDVAGALPQALHALGHDVRVLIPRYRDVKQQGAGMRTVIERVFVPIGDGLVEGQLLETTGLGGVPVYFLAQDSYFDREALYGTADGDYLDNCERFTFFCRGTLEALIALGREGASPWRPQLIHANDWQTGLIPVYLKTLYRDHPELGGLGTLFTIHNLAYQGVFWHYDMPMTGLGWDLFTPAGIEFYGKINFLKAGLAFADLLTTVSRTYAAEIRTPAFGIGLEGVIEDRSADLFGVINGIDYETWNPTKDPALTCHYSAAQPEDKVLCREALRRELGLEADRSMLITMVTRLADQKGLDLVLEGLPGLLEAGCQIALLGSGETPLETAWQEAAAEHPGRVAVRVGYDAELASRMYAGGDCFLMPSRYEPCGLGQLIALRYGTIPIVRRTGGLADTVEEWDARLGTGTGFIFDDFSVDALREAVGRAVAVFREPRQWETLVHNAMTQDFSWDASAREYVTLYRKVLRQYGARSPRRSR; translated from the coding sequence ATGCCGTTTCCGCGACTCCGCGTGCTCGTGGTGGCTTCCGAGGCGTCGCCCTTCGCCAAGACGGGCGGCCTGGGCGACGTGGCGGGCGCGCTGCCTCAGGCCCTCCACGCCCTCGGCCACGACGTGCGCGTCCTGATTCCCCGCTACCGGGATGTAAAGCAGCAGGGGGCGGGGATGCGGACGGTGATCGAGCGCGTGTTCGTCCCCATCGGCGACGGCCTCGTCGAGGGCCAGCTCCTCGAGACGACGGGGCTGGGCGGCGTGCCCGTTTACTTCCTCGCGCAGGATTCCTACTTCGATCGCGAGGCGCTCTACGGCACCGCGGACGGCGACTACCTGGACAATTGCGAGCGCTTCACGTTCTTCTGCCGGGGCACCCTCGAGGCCCTCATCGCTCTCGGCCGCGAGGGAGCCTCGCCCTGGCGGCCTCAGCTCATCCACGCCAACGACTGGCAGACGGGGCTCATCCCCGTGTACCTCAAAACGCTCTACCGCGATCACCCGGAGCTCGGCGGGCTGGGCACGCTCTTCACCATCCACAACCTCGCCTACCAGGGCGTGTTCTGGCACTACGACATGCCCATGACCGGCCTCGGCTGGGACCTCTTCACCCCGGCCGGCATCGAGTTCTACGGCAAGATCAATTTCCTCAAGGCCGGGCTGGCCTTCGCCGATCTCCTCACCACGGTGAGTCGGACGTACGCCGCGGAGATCCGCACGCCGGCCTTCGGCATCGGGCTCGAAGGCGTGATCGAGGACCGAAGCGCGGACCTCTTCGGCGTGATCAACGGGATCGACTATGAGACCTGGAATCCCACGAAGGATCCCGCCCTCACGTGCCATTACTCCGCTGCGCAGCCCGAGGACAAGGTTCTGTGCCGTGAAGCGCTCCGCCGCGAGCTGGGGCTCGAGGCCGATCGCTCCATGCTGATCACCATGGTCACGCGCCTGGCCGACCAGAAGGGGCTCGACCTCGTGCTGGAAGGGCTACCCGGACTCCTCGAGGCTGGTTGCCAGATCGCCCTCCTCGGCTCGGGCGAGACGCCGCTCGAGACGGCGTGGCAGGAGGCCGCCGCCGAGCATCCGGGCCGCGTGGCCGTGCGGGTCGGCTACGACGCCGAGCTGGCCTCGCGCATGTACGCGGGCGGCGACTGCTTCCTCATGCCCTCCCGCTACGAGCCGTGCGGGCTGGGGCAGCTCATCGCCCTGCGCTACGGGACCATTCCCATCGTGAGGCGCACGGGGGGCCTCGCCGACACGGTGGAGGAGTGGGATGCCCGGCTTGGGACAGGCACGGGATTCATCTTCGACGACTTTTCCGTGGACGCCTTGCGGGAGGCGGTAGGGCGGGCCGTCGCGGTGTTCCGTGAGCCACGCCAGTGGGAGACCCTCGTCCACAACGCCATGACGCAGGATTTCTCGTGGGACGCTTCCGCCCGCGAGTACGTTACCCTGTACCGAAAGGTGCTCCGCCAGTACGGCGCCCGGTCGCCACGGAGGTCGCGATGA
- a CDS encoding P-II family nitrogen regulator, with translation MKKIEAIIKPFKLDDVKEALTEVGVIGMTVTEVRGFGRQKGHTELYRGSEYTIDFLPKVKIEVVVPDQQVDKIVALIASAARTGSIGDGKVFVLPMGDAIRIRTGETGEAAI, from the coding sequence ATGAAGAAGATCGAAGCCATCATCAAGCCGTTCAAGCTGGACGACGTCAAGGAAGCGCTGACCGAGGTGGGCGTCATCGGCATGACGGTGACCGAGGTGCGCGGTTTCGGCCGGCAGAAGGGCCACACCGAGCTCTATCGCGGCTCGGAGTACACCATCGACTTCCTGCCCAAGGTCAAGATCGAGGTGGTGGTGCCCGACCAGCAGGTCGACAAGATCGTGGCCCTCATCGCCTCCGCCGCCCGCACGGGCTCCATCGGCGACGGCAAGGTCTTCGTCCTGCCCATGGGCGACGCCATCCGCATCCGCACCGGCGAGACGGGCGAAGCGGCCATCTGA